A genomic window from Bacteroidota bacterium includes:
- a CDS encoding helix-turn-helix transcriptional regulator — protein sequence MATKKDKTYSLQEMKDKSIGKVGAPKRDEYEYELRMEVLGKMIKTARLERSLTQQQLGKLVGVQKAQISKLENSANSATIDTIYKIFKALDAEINFMVKLGDNFVKIE from the coding sequence ATGGCGACAAAAAAAGATAAAACGTATTCGCTTCAGGAAATGAAGGATAAATCCATTGGTAAAGTTGGCGCACCAAAACGTGACGAATATGAATATGAACTTCGAATGGAAGTTTTGGGCAAAATGATTAAAACAGCGCGATTAGAACGCAGTTTAACACAACAGCAACTTGGCAAATTAGTAGGTGTGCAAAAAGCGCAAATTTCGAAGTTGGAAAATAGCGCCAACAGTGCAACAATTGATACAATCTATAAAATTTTTAAGGCGCTGGATGCTGAAATTAACTTTATGGTTAAACTCGGGGATAATTTTGTGAAAATAGAATGA
- a CDS encoding T9SS type A sorting domain-containing protein produces MEKTLGGYESDYATDIIASSDNGYVVAGYSNSGSTGDKIGHDGDYDYWIVKLAADFTCDAPGGIYSDNITATSANIFWEAGLDSSKYQINYRPITGGVWQKKNSVMFFKNLTGLSPNTTYEYKIKTICGDISSPFSALYNFTTLPLKEGVTDIPDFSIYPNPTNNNFVLSAEIAATVATIEIYSLHGTTMYIKEIQSIGGKINEVISIEGLHAGVYLVQLVWDGNMIVKQLVIN; encoded by the coding sequence ATGGAAAAAACACTGGGTGGATATGAATCTGATTATGCCACTGATATTATTGCAAGTAGCGACAATGGGTATGTTGTTGCAGGTTATTCCAATTCGGGAAGCACGGGCGACAAAATTGGTCACGATGGTGATTATGATTATTGGATTGTAAAATTAGCTGCTGATTTTACCTGCGATGCACCCGGCGGAATTTATAGTGATAATATTACCGCTACTTCAGCAAACATATTTTGGGAGGCAGGTTTAGATTCTTCAAAATATCAAATAAATTATCGCCCGATTACAGGTGGCGTATGGCAAAAGAAAAATTCAGTCATGTTTTTTAAAAATTTAACAGGATTGTCGCCAAACACCACTTATGAATATAAAATAAAAACCATTTGTGGCGATATTTCCAGCCCGTTTTCAGCTTTATATAATTTTACCACTTTACCGTTAAAAGAAGGCGTGACCGATATTCCGGATTTTTCTATTTATCCCAATCCAACCAATAATAATTTTGTTTTATCTGCAGAAATAGCTGCCACAGTAGCAACAATTGAAATTTATTCCCTGCATGGTACAACCATGTATATTAAAGAAATACAAAGTATTGGCGGAAAAATAAATGAAGTCATTTCAATTGAGGGATTACATGCCGGAGTTTATTTAGTGCAATTGGTTTGGGATGGAAACATGATAGTGAAACAATTAGTGATAAATTAA
- a CDS encoding sulfurtransferase: MRLSPIIETDELLKIYNNPDVMIFDVSTGKNAYTNYQQQHLTGAYFVDLNTQLADIKSGFADGGRHPLPTVAAFAKTLTDLGISKNNHLVIYDDNNGSNAAARFWWMLKSAGHEKVQVLNGGFIQAKKNNFPMRAKTEIIKPAAEPYLITEWTLTTIEMNAVQNVSQNPDYLVIDVRSKERYDGKFEPIDLIAGHIPGAVNMPFTENINEQGLFLDPQVLRNKYELLFNQIKSENIIVHCGSGVTACHTLLALAYAEMEIPNLYVGSWSEWSRNDKTIVTEND, from the coding sequence ATGCGCCTCTCACCAATTATTGAAACCGACGAATTACTGAAAATATACAATAATCCGGATGTGATGATTTTTGATGTCAGCACCGGCAAAAATGCATATACTAACTACCAACAGCAACATTTAACCGGCGCTTATTTTGTTGATTTAAATACACAATTGGCGGATATTAAAAGCGGTTTTGCCGATGGAGGAAGACATCCATTGCCAACTGTAGCAGCATTCGCTAAAACGTTAACCGACCTAGGTATTTCAAAAAACAACCATCTAGTTATTTATGATGACAATAATGGTTCAAACGCTGCTGCCAGGTTTTGGTGGATGTTAAAATCGGCAGGGCATGAAAAGGTGCAGGTTTTGAATGGTGGATTCATACAGGCCAAAAAAAATAATTTTCCGATGCGTGCTAAAACGGAAATTATTAAACCGGCCGCGGAACCTTATTTAATCACCGAATGGACCTTGACAACAATCGAAATGAACGCTGTACAAAATGTTTCACAAAACCCTGATTATTTGGTTATAGATGTACGCTCAAAAGAACGTTATGATGGTAAATTTGAACCTATCGATTTAATAGCGGGACATATTCCCGGAGCAGTAAATATGCCATTTACAGAAAATATAAACGAGCAGGGATTATTTCTCGACCCGCAAGTTTTAAGAAATAAATATGAACTGTTATTCAACCAAATTAAATCGGAAAATATTATCGTGCATTGCGGCTCAGGTGTAACGGCTTGTCATACGTTACTTGCTTTGGCTTATGCTGAAATGGAAATTCCGAATTTGTATGTCGGTTCGTGGAGTGAGTGGAGTAGGAATGATAAAACGATTGTAACTGAAAATGATTGA
- a CDS encoding helix-turn-helix transcriptional regulator: protein MENWLFLTEKEILTEIGKRLKKIRVQHNLTQQELCEEVGLSVTTISQIEQGKSTTVESLIRILIRLNRIKDFESVFRVGENLELKLKFEKAKLKSERTRASKKIK, encoded by the coding sequence ATGGAAAACTGGTTGTTTTTAACAGAAAAGGAGATATTAACCGAAATCGGTAAACGACTTAAAAAAATTAGAGTTCAGCATAATCTGACACAGCAAGAATTGTGTGAAGAAGTTGGACTTAGTGTAACAACAATTAGTCAAATTGAACAAGGCAAGTCAACAACCGTTGAAAGTTTGATTCGAATATTGATTCGTCTTAATCGAATAAAAGATTTTGAATCTGTATTTAGGGTTGGCGAAAATCTGGAATTAAAATTGAAATTTGAAAAGGCCAAATTAAAATCGGAGCGAACCAGAGCATCTAAAAAAATAAAATAG
- a CDS encoding type II toxin-antitoxin system HipA family toxin, with protein sequence MIVEVFLYGQSIGTVDWNDDKGCSIFQYNSQIIGKLEPSPIVMPTEAGVFETNRDHINFHNLPYLLSDSLPDDFGNVMMKAWLTQHDLSIEDINPVDRLTYIGIRGMGALEFAPINHKSNHNYKVDVGELLAVAKKVLENKQATIYSDLDKENLSNILRIGTSVGGARAKALVAIKFNQNNKIKEIRPGDIIQPVGYTYWLLKIDGANEHSLGESEGMGKIEFAYFKLAKEAGIEMSESMLYEENNRFHFLTKRFDRANNGEKLHMQTFGSLTGIDYKIPKAGTYETLFRTMKRLQLPYNQFEQQYRRMLFNVIARNHDDHVKNFSFLMSPDGIWQIAPAYDICFSYSPGGTWTSVHQSSINGKYDNFSKNDLLEFAKTFGIKKANIILQEVIEAVSKWNKLATELEIPSERIKYIQEHLRINNFN encoded by the coding sequence ATGATAGTAGAAGTATTTCTTTACGGTCAATCCATAGGAACTGTTGATTGGAATGATGACAAAGGATGTTCCATTTTTCAATATAATTCGCAAATAATTGGAAAGTTGGAACCTTCACCGATTGTAATGCCAACAGAAGCAGGTGTATTTGAAACAAATAGAGACCATATCAATTTTCATAATTTACCTTATTTACTTTCTGACTCACTACCTGACGATTTTGGTAATGTAATGATGAAGGCTTGGTTAACACAGCATGATTTATCGATAGAAGACATAAATCCGGTTGACCGATTAACATATATTGGTATAAGAGGTATGGGCGCCCTGGAGTTTGCACCTATTAATCATAAGTCAAACCATAATTATAAAGTTGATGTAGGTGAGTTGTTAGCTGTGGCTAAAAAAGTATTGGAAAATAAACAGGCAACTATTTATAGTGATTTAGATAAAGAAAACCTTTCTAATATTTTAAGAATAGGTACATCGGTGGGTGGTGCAAGGGCAAAAGCTTTAGTGGCTATAAAATTTAACCAAAATAATAAAATAAAAGAAATAAGACCCGGTGACATTATTCAACCGGTGGGTTATACTTATTGGCTATTAAAAATTGATGGTGCAAATGAACATAGTCTTGGTGAGAGCGAAGGTATGGGTAAAATTGAATTTGCTTACTTCAAATTGGCAAAGGAAGCCGGAATAGAAATGTCTGAAAGTATGTTGTATGAAGAAAACAACAGGTTTCACTTTCTTACAAAACGATTTGACAGAGCAAATAATGGTGAAAAATTACATATGCAGACATTTGGCTCATTAACCGGAATTGACTACAAAATCCCTAAGGCCGGAACATACGAGACTTTATTCCGAACAATGAAAAGGTTGCAATTACCTTATAATCAATTCGAACAGCAATATCGTAGAATGTTATTTAATGTAATTGCGAGAAATCATGATGATCATGTAAAGAATTTTTCTTTTCTGATGTCGCCCGATGGAATTTGGCAAATAGCTCCAGCCTATGATATATGTTTTTCATACAGTCCCGGTGGAACATGGACAAGTGTGCATCAATCTTCCATAAATGGCAAGTATGATAATTTTTCAAAAAATGACCTGCTTGAGTTTGCCAAAACATTTGGCATTAAAAAAGCAAATATTATTTTACAAGAGGTGATTGAGGCTGTTAGTAAATGGAATAAATTAGCAACTGAATTGGAAATTCCTTCTGAACGAATAAAATACATTCAGGAGCATTTGAGAATAAATAATTTCAATTAA
- a CDS encoding response regulator transcription factor, producing the protein MQPLKSLIVEDNKLMATLLVDLLEEYEKEIEVIGLAKTGKEAINLIETLRPNVVFLDVELPDMTGFELLQRLTNINFQTVFTTAHSHYAIKAFRFNALDYLIKPIKENELDESIKRLLKSANNTIDVKTALSNLESKDVENQKLVLPLQNGTLRLPLKQITHIEGDRNYSSIYLNNNSKELSSKNLAYFEDILTDKNFFRSHRSFLVNKFHIKTLQDGSFVLTSGIKIPISRRKKSESENWFFKGE; encoded by the coding sequence TTGCAACCACTGAAATCGCTCATTGTTGAAGATAATAAATTAATGGCAACCCTGTTGGTTGATTTACTTGAGGAATATGAAAAAGAGATTGAAGTTATCGGTTTAGCAAAAACAGGCAAAGAGGCAATCAACCTGATTGAAACACTGCGGCCCAATGTGGTTTTTTTGGATGTTGAATTACCGGATATGACCGGTTTTGAATTGCTGCAACGACTAACAAATATTAATTTTCAAACGGTATTTACAACGGCGCACAGTCACTATGCCATAAAAGCATTTCGTTTTAATGCACTGGACTATCTCATAAAGCCGATAAAAGAAAATGAGCTCGACGAAAGTATCAAACGATTACTTAAATCAGCTAATAATACAATCGATGTTAAAACAGCACTCAGCAATCTTGAATCAAAAGATGTCGAAAATCAGAAACTTGTTTTACCACTTCAGAATGGAACCTTACGATTACCCTTAAAACAAATTACCCATATTGAAGGCGACCGTAACTATAGCAGCATCTATTTAAACAATAACAGTAAAGAGTTATCTTCAAAAAATTTAGCCTACTTTGAAGATATTCTTACAGATAAAAACTTTTTCAGAAGTCACCGCTCGTTTCTTGTCAATAAATTTCATATTAAAACTTTACAAGATGGAAGTTTCGTTTTAACAAGCGGAATAAAAATTCCAATTTCCCGACGCAAAAAATCTGAATCTGAAAATTGGTTTTTTAAAGGGGAATAA
- a CDS encoding response regulator, with amino-acid sequence MKHILHIVFILLVSSNCFTQQQYTFTKYTEPHGLTTSSMWQMFKDTTGYLWIYGEPGIARFDGYSSKLFRHNPDDSNRILDYPMSNAFLLPDGNIYIETWEEVRLYDPQKLAFNKPFPYKIHRGLKNYCYSLKNDNNALYFFTDENLTRLSNAEFNSFPLPERWEYGTSSAASDSSSNIMLNISGNVYIFKSNDKRFTKINLYDRFAKSDTTVFSVVYSALEKNFIAISTKHLYRYDKNTDRFIPGLDLHQNGSVKQMSEFNIPLLYQKYYFAFTTDGKLYKLNIETGEEIIIQLNKKIPEHEIKFLNIDGVVDKHGVLWIYSNCMGLFRYEILSDQFEQFIYEPGNEGSIPTNNIITIIPDDEGMAWIGCGVEGLVKMEPVVRVMERLSPDENKKKIVFHNDAINVRSFLETESGYLVGALHGFYNYDATKKEFSEVTGLLRQEPTNVSALARDESGNTWSGTWGGWISIEHPKNNKRISFDKKAGEKEVRDMFCDSKNTMWIATGVGKIFTVNVNEIDFDNPALLKFKPVEYNLNNDSGISNIVFTITEDAEGNMWAGGNKGLYCLKSGEEKWIHYSNIPGDEHSIHGNDVRALEFDKNGNLWIGTNGGGLNRYNKATNNFTHFTTENGLPNDAIYTVLCDNNGMLWLGTNFGLCRFNPDDYSCKNFTLKDGLQNYEFNTNAALKLKDGRLLFGGVDGYNVIDPSKIDNAASPPPTVVISSIKIFDRELPPGDGHLKLTYNENTLTFEFAALSFYLNQDNRYAYKMQGIDPDWIYSNDRRFVTYSNLEPGTYIFKVKACNSNGVWNEEGTQITITITPPWWKTWWFSSGVVLFIILLVLWLFRRNTAALRKNKLILEKTVNQRTADLRTQKEIAEQQKTRAELSEKAKHQFLANMSHEIRTPMNAIKGMTDILIRRNPNDDQKEYLTGIKQSSDSLLVIINDILDISKIDAGKVELEHEPFSINELVNNVYTIMQFKAEEKGLFLQKNIPNENLVVQGDATRLRQILLNLIGNAIKFTEKGLITTTVKSEQVGENLSLQFIISDTGIGIEKDRMEKIFESFEQAYNDTTRKYGGTGLGLSISKKLVELHNGRIWVESEKGKGSQFHFIIPYTKVKTTVEATQDVIDFTDVPKQLKGLHILLVEDNHYNAIVAQEELEDAIEDVRIDIAANGIIAVEKLKSNTFDVILMDIQMPVMNGFDATKAIRKMEGEKSNTPIIAMTANVLKEEVDLCYEAGMNDFIGKPFDIDELLTKIQNLIKK; translated from the coding sequence ATGAAGCACATCTTACATATAGTCTTCATTTTACTTGTTAGCAGTAATTGTTTTACGCAGCAGCAATACACGTTTACAAAATACACCGAACCGCATGGACTTACAACGAGTAGCATGTGGCAAATGTTTAAGGACACAACAGGTTACCTGTGGATTTATGGTGAACCGGGTATTGCAAGGTTTGATGGGTATAGTTCTAAATTATTTCGGCATAATCCCGACGATTCTAATAGAATCCTTGACTATCCTATGTCAAATGCGTTTTTACTGCCTGATGGAAATATTTATATCGAAACCTGGGAAGAAGTTCGCCTTTATGATCCCCAAAAATTAGCATTCAATAAGCCCTTTCCGTATAAGATTCATAGAGGTCTTAAAAACTATTGTTATAGTTTGAAGAATGATAACAACGCACTCTACTTTTTTACAGATGAAAATCTAACACGGCTAAGTAATGCTGAGTTTAATTCCTTTCCACTACCTGAGCGTTGGGAATATGGTACATCAAGTGCCGCAAGTGACTCTTCAAGCAATATTATGCTGAATATTTCCGGTAATGTGTATATTTTTAAATCCAATGACAAAAGGTTCACCAAAATAAATTTGTATGATCGCTTTGCCAAATCTGACACCACCGTTTTTTCTGTTGTATATAGTGCGCTAGAGAAAAATTTTATTGCCATCAGTACAAAACATCTTTACCGCTACGATAAAAACACTGACAGGTTCATTCCTGGTTTGGACCTCCACCAAAATGGCTCTGTGAAGCAAATGAGTGAATTTAACATCCCTTTACTGTACCAAAAATACTATTTTGCTTTTACAACAGATGGAAAACTATATAAATTAAATATTGAAACGGGAGAGGAAATAATTATTCAACTCAACAAAAAAATTCCTGAACATGAAATAAAATTTTTAAATATTGATGGTGTCGTAGATAAACATGGTGTGCTTTGGATATATTCTAACTGTATGGGGTTATTTCGTTACGAAATCCTGAGCGACCAGTTTGAGCAGTTTATTTATGAGCCCGGAAATGAGGGAAGTATTCCTACTAACAATATTATAACAATAATACCTGATGATGAAGGAATGGCTTGGATTGGATGCGGTGTTGAAGGTTTAGTTAAAATGGAACCTGTGGTGCGCGTTATGGAACGCTTAAGTCCTGATGAGAATAAAAAGAAGATAGTTTTCCATAACGATGCTATCAACGTTCGTTCATTCCTCGAAACAGAATCAGGATATCTGGTAGGTGCGCTGCATGGTTTTTATAATTATGATGCAACAAAAAAAGAATTCAGTGAAGTTACAGGACTGCTCAGACAAGAACCAACAAATGTCTCCGCTTTGGCAAGGGATGAATCCGGAAATACCTGGTCAGGAACCTGGGGTGGATGGATAAGTATAGAGCATCCAAAAAACAATAAGCGTATATCTTTCGATAAAAAAGCTGGAGAGAAAGAGGTTCGTGATATGTTTTGCGATAGTAAAAACACCATGTGGATTGCCACCGGGGTAGGAAAAATATTTACTGTTAATGTAAATGAAATTGATTTTGACAATCCGGCTTTACTGAAATTCAAACCCGTTGAATATAATCTGAATAATGATTCCGGCATTTCAAATATTGTTTTTACTATCACTGAAGATGCCGAAGGCAATATGTGGGCAGGAGGTAATAAAGGATTGTATTGTTTGAAATCCGGAGAAGAAAAATGGATTCACTATTCCAATATTCCCGGTGATGAGCACAGTATTCATGGAAATGATGTGCGCGCTTTGGAGTTCGACAAAAATGGTAACTTATGGATTGGCACCAATGGTGGTGGCTTGAACCGTTACAATAAAGCCACCAATAATTTTACACATTTCACAACGGAGAATGGATTACCCAACGATGCAATTTACACCGTACTTTGCGACAACAATGGGATGTTGTGGCTGGGTACCAATTTCGGTTTATGCCGATTTAATCCGGATGATTATTCATGCAAAAATTTTACTTTAAAAGATGGCTTGCAGAATTATGAGTTTAATACCAATGCTGCGTTAAAGCTGAAGGATGGAAGATTACTTTTCGGAGGAGTGGACGGCTACAATGTTATTGATCCTTCCAAGATTGATAATGCAGCATCACCACCTCCAACTGTTGTCATATCATCTATCAAAATTTTTGATCGTGAATTACCACCGGGTGATGGTCATTTAAAATTAACATACAACGAGAATACGCTAACATTTGAATTTGCAGCCCTGAGCTTTTACCTCAACCAGGATAACCGGTATGCTTACAAGATGCAAGGCATTGATCCGGACTGGATATATAGTAATGACAGGAGATTTGTAACATACTCCAACCTCGAACCAGGAACATATATTTTCAAAGTAAAAGCGTGTAACAGCAATGGTGTGTGGAATGAGGAAGGAACACAAATTACCATTACAATTACTCCTCCATGGTGGAAAACATGGTGGTTCAGTTCCGGTGTTGTCCTTTTTATTATTTTATTGGTTTTATGGCTTTTTAGGCGGAATACTGCGGCACTTCGAAAAAATAAATTAATTCTTGAAAAAACGGTAAACCAGCGCACTGCCGATCTGCGAACACAAAAAGAAATTGCTGAACAACAAAAAACGCGTGCAGAACTTTCTGAAAAAGCAAAACATCAGTTCCTGGCAAATATGAGCCACGAAATTCGTACACCAATGAATGCAATAAAAGGGATGACGGATATTTTAATAAGACGTAATCCTAATGATGATCAAAAAGAATATTTAACCGGTATTAAACAATCCTCTGATTCATTGCTGGTTATCATTAACGACATTTTGGATATTTCAAAAATTGATGCTGGTAAAGTAGAGTTGGAACATGAACCATTCTCTATAAATGAGTTGGTGAATAATGTATATACTATTATGCAGTTCAAGGCTGAAGAAAAAGGTCTGTTTTTGCAAAAAAATATTCCGAATGAAAATTTAGTTGTTCAGGGTGATGCTACAAGATTGCGACAGATTCTTTTAAATTTAATTGGTAATGCCATTAAGTTTACTGAGAAAGGATTAATTACTACTACAGTAAAATCAGAACAAGTTGGCGAAAATTTGAGTTTGCAGTTTATTATTTCTGACACCGGAATTGGAATAGAGAAAGACAGGATGGAAAAAATATTTGAATCGTTCGAACAAGCTTATAACGATACAACGCGGAAGTATGGTGGTACCGGCTTAGGTTTGAGTATTTCTAAAAAACTGGTTGAATTACATAATGGTAGAATATGGGTTGAAAGTGAAAAAGGTAAAGGCAGTCAGTTCCATTTTATTATTCCTTATACAAAAGTAAAAACAACAGTTGAAGCAACTCAGGATGTTATTGATTTTACTGATGTTCCAAAGCAACTTAAAGGCTTGCACATACTCTTAGTAGAAGATAATCATTACAATGCAATTGTAGCTCAGGAAGAATTGGAAGATGCTATTGAGGATGTACGGATAGACATCGCAGCGAACGGGATAATTGCCGTGGAAAAATTAAAATCCAACACATTTGATGTGATTCTCATGGATATCCAGATGCCCGTAATGAATGGATTTGATGCCACCAAAGCAATCAGAAAAATGGAAGGTGAAAAATCAAACACACCAATAATTGCCATGACAGCCAATGTGCTGAAAGAAGAAGTTGATTTATGTTATGAGGCAGGTATGAACGATTTTATTGGAAAACCATTTGATATAGATGAATTGCTGACTAAAATTCAAAACCTAATAAAAAAATGA